The window GTCTGGCTGGAGGATTTCAGCACTCCATGCCAGCGGCGTCGAAGACGTGGCCTGACAGCGAACGGCCCTTGCGGGATGCGAGATGCAGCGCGAGGGCGGCAACGTCGGTTTCGTTGGTCAGCACAGCGCCGGTATTGGCGTCGCCCGCATCAATCACCCTCGGACCTACGGCGTTGACGCGAATGCCTTTGTCTGCCCAGTCGCGCGCTTCGGCTGCGGTCATCGCGGCGAGCGCCGTGCGCAGGTAGCCAGCAACCGCCGCATCGCGCTTGTGGCGCGGGGTGGGCATCTTCAACACGTTGAGGATAAGGCCATCGGTCATCACGAGGCTCATCCGGTTCGCGAGAACGCGCGTGAGTTGGGCAAGCGAATCCAGCTTTGCGGAGACGAGTGCGTCCAGGTCGTGATCGAGTTCGATGGCGTCCAGTTCGGCTTCGGATACCGTGGCCATGTTGATTGCCACGTCGAGGCCGCCGAAGACTTGCGCTGACGTTTGCGCAAAGCGTGCCGCCGCGTTGGCTCCGGAAAGATCGAGCGTGTGCAGGCGAATGTCACCGGCGCTTTGGGTGAGAAACGCGACAAGCTCGATGAGATCTTGAGACGGCTCAGTCGTCTGGACGACGAGCTTTGCGTTCAGCTCCGCGAAGGAGCGCGCAACGTCTACCCCGGCCGTAGCGGTGAGGCCGGTTACTAGAACTCGTGTATCGGCAAACTCGCCGGACAAGCTATCCTCAGGACGCGCACTGATACGATCCATATACATGACGCTTTTCCCCCTCAATCCACAAACGCAAGACCGGCGAACGCGAGAGGCGCCGTCGGTTCGCACCATAGCATGCCGATTCGCCTAACGAGACCTAAACAGCCAGCCGATTCGGGTACGCTGGCGACGGGTCAAGGGCGCTTTTGCGGCTGTGCACCGGCAGAAAATGAACGTGTGTGTGACTGAGGAGCCCCGTCGAAGTATAGAAGTGGGCTTTAGCGCGCCTGCAACTCGGGAAACATGGTGATAGGCGTGCCGGCAACATTGCGACTCGCTCGATGAGACTGCGAAGCTCTCAACAGTCGAATCGATTGGCGGCCTTTACACTATGAGAAGACAAGACAGTCCGAAGCCATCCGCAGCGATCGAAGCGCCAGCAGAATCGCGCGTTGATCCGGTGATTGAACCCAAGAAAGCGGCTCCGCGCGATGGGTTTGTGCTTTGCTGCATACTCGTCGTCTCCGTCGCGCTGGCGACGATGCTGTATTCTCAGTTCGGATTCACGTTTCCTGCCGCGTCGATAGCGGGCGCCTGCGCGTGGGCTATTTTCATGCTCATTCACAAGCAGGTGCAGAAGTCGGCGCAGATTGCGCATCTCAAAGCTGAGTTGGCGCGGACGCGTCTGCAGGGGATGAAAGCGCGCGGTGCTCCGGGGCGCGGGCCGATGCCGGTTGCGCCGGGAGTACCGAATCTCGATGGGCCTCCGTCAGTAGCTCCGCAAGGGATGGCGCAGCAGCGCCACGGTCCATCTTCGCCGTTGGCTCCCGGCGGCGCGAAGACCGCCCAGCGTGCTGAAGGTGCGCGCCCTAGCGGTGAGCGCGGGGCGGGCGTCCTGTTGCGCGGGTCGTTGCCGACACCAGAAACGCACTCTGGCGACCGTCATATTGGGCCGGAGGCACCTCCACAGCTTTCCGGGATTGATTTGTCCGGTGCGCACATTCCGGTTCTCGGCGCCTTGCCGTCGATGGATGAGCCGGCGTTGGAGCCTGCTCGAGGCGACGCTGTGCCTCCCAAGGGCGAGATGGTGCGCGAACAGTGGTCTTTCCGGCCGCGCTCGGAGGCCGGTGCGTCGCTGCAATCGGGAATGCAGTCCAAGGATTCCGAACTCTCCCTCAATGGCAAGGGCCACGCGTCGGGATCGACTGTCGAAGCCGACCTTGAGCTTGTGCAGCGGAAAATCCGCGAAATGGCGGATGAAGTGAATGCCGCCGACGTGACGCGTGCGCCGGTCAAGCCGATGCGCACGGATGGCCGGGGCAACCCGACGACCGACGCGATCGAGCATTCGATTGATGCGCTCAAGGCCGCGGCGTCCAACATGCGCCAGCGGAACGTGCCGCCGGATTTCATTCCGACGCTGACGTTGCCGTCCAGCGAGAAGGCGCATGCGGCAAAGGCCGCGGAGCCCGCGCAACGGACTGAACCTTCGCTCGGCGAGTTCGTCATTCCGGCGACGGCGGAACGTATCGCTGGCTCCGATCCGATCGGTCCGTCGGATTTTTCGACGGCGCATTTCGATCTGCCGCAGCCGGAGCTTCCGGGCCTCGATTTTTCTCGCCTGGCGGCAAACGAGTCCGAGATGCAGATTGCGCGGATCGCTAGCGCGATCGAAGCCGACGCGATGGATGTCTTTCTGTCACCGATCGTGAGCCTCTCCGAGCATTCGGTCGTGCATTACGACATGAGCGTCTCGCTGCAGACCGGTGAGGGCAAGGCTGTCAGTCCGCATGATGCCGCGTTTTCCAGCGCCGACCCGGAATTGCAGACGCGGTTCGATGCGGCTCGTTTGCGCCGCGCGGCAGAGCTGTCGTTGCGAATGGAAGCGCGTGAAAAGGGCGGCATGCTGTTCGCGCACGTGCTTGGCTCGTCGTTCGGCAACCGTGCGTTCCTCACGACGATCGCCGAAATCTACGAGTCACGGCCCAATATCGCGTCTCAGCTTGTTCTAACGCTGTCGCAGCGCTCGATCGATGCCACGACGCCCGCGACGATGCAGGCCATTCGCGACATGAATGCCTTCGGGTTCCGTTTCGCGCTTGATGACATTGAGCACATGGAAACCGATTTCGGCGCGCTTGCTGCTGACGGCTTCCAGTTCATCCGCATCGATCCGTTGGCTCTGATAAAGGGTATCGCGACGCCGGAACGTTTCGTGCCTGGAGAGGAAGTGTACCAGCGCACAACGCTCGCCGGGCTTTCGGTGATTGCCGCGAATATCGCGGATGCGAAAACGCAGAAGCTGCTGCTCGACGCGGGTGTTGGTCTCGGACAGGGTCCGCTATTCGGCGAGGCTCGAAAGATGCCGATGGATGGCACAAGCGCTCCACGGCGTTCGGCGGCTGCGTGATTTTTCAAGGGGCGAGCAGAATTGTTCGCCCCTTTTTATTTCCTCACGATGACCGGCGGCTGGCTGAGGCGCTCGCTTCGAGAAACGGCTTCGCGGGTGGCAAGTGCTGCGCTGAGCGGCTATAGCGACTGCCATCATCCTCAGCCGCATGTGATTGCAGACTTCCCATGACTTCCATTCCTGTTTTGTCGTCGATTGAGCCGCTCGCCGCGGAGACGGATCTTTGGTTCGTCGATATCTGGGGCGTGATGCATAACGGCGTTCGCCCCTACACCGCTGCTGTTGCCGCGTGCGAAGCGTTTCGCGCGAAGGGTGGCACCGTTCTTCTCGTCAGCAATGCGCCGCGTCCGCACGATAGCGTTATCCGGCAGCTGGACAGCATCGGCGTCTCCGGCGACGCGTATGACGCTGTTTTGAGTTCCGGTGATGTTTCGCGGAGTTTGATCGAAGGTTGGGCCGGAAGGCCGATGCTTCACATCGGGCCTGAACGTGACCTGCCGATTTTCGTCGGGCTCGGTTCGCAGCCTGGAGCGGATGTCGAAGAAGCCGAAGTCGTCGTCTGTACCGGGCTCTTTGACGACGAGACGGAAACGCCTGCCGACTACGGTGATCGTCTTGGGCGGCTGCATGCGCGTGGTGTGCCGATGATCTGCGCCAATCCCGATCAACGCGTGGAGCGTGGCGGGCGTCTGATCTATTGCGCTGGGGCGATTGCATCGGCCTATGAGGCGCTGGGCGGACGCGTGCAGTATGCCGGTAAGCCTTACAGGCCGATTTACGATCTGGCTCTCGCAGCGGGAGCCAAGATGCGTGGAGGGGACGTACCTAAGGAGCGTGTGTTTGCTATCGGCGATGGTGTTGCAACGGACATTCTCGGCGCTTCGCAGTTCGGCATTCGATCCGTCTTCGTCGCCAGCGGCGTGCATGTGCGCATCGGTGAAAGCCTGAGCGAGGCATCCTCACGTCTCTTTGCCTCGACGGGCGTTTCGCAACCCGTTGGCGTGATGGGCGAACTTGCGTGGTGAGACGACGCTCATTCCAGTGATGGCTAGCGATGAGCGTCGTGGCGACGTCGATCAAGCTCAGACGGTCAGAACGATCTTACCGATGTGCTCGCTCGTCTCCATCCGTTGATGCGCCTTGGCTGCTTCGGCCAGCGGGAAGGTGCTATCGATCGGAACTTCGATCTCGCGCGCTGCGACGCGCGGAATGACTTTCTCTTCAATTGCGCGCGCAATGCCGCCTTTGAATTCGTCGCTCCGGATGCGGAGCGTTGAACCCGTCAGCGTCAATCGTTTCAACATCACGCGCATGAAGTCGACGTTCGCTTTCGAGCCCTGCTGGAATGCAATGTTGACGAGGCGGCCATCGTCGGCCAGGGCGCGGATATTCTTTTCGATGTAGTCGCCGCCGACCATGTCGAGAATGACGTTGACGCCTCGGCCTTTCGTTTCGGCTTTGACGACTTCGGAGAAATCCTCGGTCCGGTAGTTGATCGCAACGTCAGCGCCGAAGCTCTTCGCGGCCGCGCACTTGTCATCCGATCCGACCGTCGTGAAAACGCGCGCTCCGAAGGCTTTTGCAAGCTGGATGGCGGTGACGCCAATGCCGCCTGTGCCGCCGTGCACGAGGAAGGACTCGCCGGGTGTGAGGCCGCCGCGTTCGAAGACGTTGTGCCAGACGGTGAAAAACGTTTCGGGGATCGCGCCTGCTTCAACGAAGCTGATCGTATCTGGTTTTTTGATGCAGCAGACTTCGGGCGCGAGTGCATATTCGGCGTATCCGCCACCTGCGACGAGTGCGAGGACGGCATCTCCCACGGAGAGGCGCGTCACGCCTTCGCCGATCGCTGCCACGACGCCGGACACTTCGAGACCCGGCAATTCCGAATGACCTTTGGGCGCCGGATAGTTTCCCTGTCGCTGCAGGACGTCCGGGCGATTGACGCCGGCCGCCGCGACTTTGATCAGCACATGTCCGGGCGTGATCGCGGGCAGAGGCAACTCACGTGGCTGCAAGACTTCGGGGCCGCCTTTGCCGTCGATAACGACCGCGTTCATCGTGGTTGGGAGGGTCATGTCGATCTCGCAGATGATAAAGAGGCGAAAGACCACGGCCGGAGCGTATGAGCAAGGCGGCGCAAGGGCGCCATGCCTCGCGCAATCTCGACCCAAGGTCTTCCATTGGCTAGCATCGTGCGAATTTGAAAACCCGGATTGGGAGGATGAAATGGACCTTGATGATCTGATGCCTCAGCGCAAATCCAGCGGCGTAACGATTGGCGAAAGTCTGGAGACGCTCTCGGTCGCGGAGCTTGAAGGGCGCATCAAGGATCTCGAAGCTGAGATCGAACATGTGAAGAGCGAGCTTACGCGCAAGCGCGCTCATGAGGCAGCTGCGCGGTCACTCTTCAAATCCTGAAAACGTGCCGTGTGCGCGCTATCGATGAAAGCGGTGGTCATTATCGCCGCAGCTCGCAAAAAAAATGTCACGATAGAGCAATGAATCGCAACGTGACCGTGAAGACTCTTAACGCGGGCGTCCGTCGGCAGCCGCGGGGCTTAACCCGAACTTAAGCATATCGATGCAAATTTGAGCTTCGATCCGATCACTTTTGGATTGAAGCGGCACCCCGCCGCTTATTTGACGCCTCCTTATTGACTTCGAGCCGCTCCATCAGGGCGGCTCTTTTTTTGCACCGTCCACAGCACATTTTTATTCGCCCCGTTTTGGGCGTTCTTGTTAACTATGGTGCACTAATGTGTGATCGTGTAATCAGTCCCGGACGGGTAGCGTTTTGTAGTGTTGGGGGTCATGAGTAACCTATATCGCGTCGATGGCGCGCGTTCGGATGGCGCCACAACCGTCTCCTTCGGAGAGCGGTTTCAATTTTCCGGACAATTCGATCATATTTTTAAAGAAGGTATGGCTCTCGTCGAACGGACGGCGAGCTATCTCGACGGGCCTGGCCGTAAGGAAGCAAAGTCGCTTACGGGCAGCGTCGGTGTTCTCTACGCAACGGAGAGCATGCGTCTGACGACGCGTCTTCTCGATCTTGCATCGTGGCTGCTCATTCGTAGAGCGCGCCGTGAAGGTGAAATCACTGAGGAAGAAGCGCAGAAGAAGCGCCGGCGCGTTAAGCTCCAGGCCTTCGGTCGCCCTTCGCACGTGAAGGGCTTCAGCGGCCTTCCTGATGGTCTCAGAGGACTGATCGAAGAAAGCTTCGCGCTGCATGATCGCATCTCGCAGCTCGATCGTGCGATGTCGAGAGATCAGGAGAACGATCCGTTGGCGGCGCCGATCACGAACCCTGTTGCTCAGCAGGTCGGTTTGCTTGAGCGCGCGTTTGCGACGAAGTTGAGCTGAGACTTTTCAAGCCCTTCGGGGCGAACCGATACGACAAAGGCCCGGTCGATGACCGGGCCTTTTGCATTTCGGAGATTTCGTTCTGCTCTGCAGCATTCGCTGCGATCAGAACATGCCCTCGAACTTCTTCTTGAAGCGAGACAGGCGGCCACCGCGGTCCATCAGCTTCTGATCGCCGCCGGTCCAGGCCGGGTGCGTGTTCGGGTCAATATCGAGGGTGAGCGTGTCGCCCTCTTTGCCGTACGTCGAATAGGTCGTGAACTCAGAACCGTCGGTCATCACCACCTTGATCTGATGATAATCGGGATGTAGGTCGGCATCTTTCTTCATGGCTCGCGTCCGCTAATAACAAAATCCGGGTGGCGAAGCTTCGATAGCTCCGGCGGCCTCGGATCGGAAAGGCTGGATTGGCGCGTGTGTAACCGGAAAGGGTATCGGGCACAAGGCCGGAAAGTCGCACCTCTTTGGGGTGGGCGCTCATTCGCCAGCGGCCCATTGTCTCTTGAGCCGGGTCTCTGCGTCGGGCATGGTCCAGCCCGACTTTAGGGTTGAAACGTGTTGTTTGCCCGGACGTTGGAATGAAGAGCCGATGAGCAGCACATTTGCAGACCCCGCCCCCCCTGACGGCTCGGCCGTGCCTGCGGGTAAGGCGCCGCGCCCCTCTCTTCGGCCGCTGCTGGCTCTGAAGCCTCTGATTCTAGCGCATAAAGGGCCGCTCTGGGGTGCCATTATTTCGCTCGTCGTGGCGGCGCTGGCCATGCTGTCGGTTCCGATGGCCGTGCGCCGGATGATCGACCAGGGCTTCGGCGCGCACGATACGTCGCTCATCAATGCCTACTTCCTGACGCTGATTTGCATCGGCCTCGTGATCGCCATCGCCAGCCCGGCGCGCTTCTATTTCGTCAATTGGATTGGCGAACGGACAGTCGCGGATCTCCGCGCGAAGGTTTTTGCGAACCTGGCCACACTTGGCCCCGGCTACTTCGACAGCAATCACTCCGGCGAACTGATGAGCCGGTTGACCGCCGATACAACGCAAATCAAAGCCGTCGCCGGTTCGGCGCTGAGCCAATCGGCGCGCAACCTCATCATGCTCGTCGGCGCGCTCATCATGATGTTCGTGTCGAGCCCGCAGCTTTCGGCGATGTTGTTTGTCGCTATTCCGGTGATCGTGCTGCCGCTGGTCGGCTTTGGCCGCGTCGTCCGCCGCCTCTCGCGGGCCGCGCAGGATACGCTGGGCGATGCTTCTGCCTATGCTGCTGAAAACCTTGCCGCGCATCGCACGATGCAGGCTTATGGCAACGAGGCGACGGTTTCGCAGCGCTTTGCCGTGGCGGTCGAGCGTGCGTTCGACGCAGCGCGTGGCCGCATGCGCGCGCGGGCGGCGCTTACCGGCATCGCAATTTTTCTGACGGTGGCGAGCGTTACCGCTGTGCTTTGGTATGGCGCGTCGGCTGTTATCGCAGGCGAGATGACGGGCGGACGGCTTGGTCAGTTCGTTCTTTATGCGCTCTTCGCGGCGGGTGCGCTGGCAGAGCTTTCTGAGGTTTGGGGTGAGATCACTCAGGCGGCGGGCGCGGCCGAGCGGCTGACGGAGATGATGTCGACCGTTCCTGAAATCCGTTCGCCGGAACACCCCGTTCCGTTGCCGGAACCGGCACAAGGAACGTTGGAATTCAACGACGTCTCGTTCTCTTATCCGGTGAGACCCGGTGAGCTGGCGCTCGATGATGTTTCTTTCCGTGTCGGCACGGGAGAGACGGTTGCGCTGGTGGGCGCGTCCGGTTCGGGCAAGAGCACGATCCTCAATTTGCTTCTGCGCTTCTACGATCCCACCAGCGGCATCGTGAAAGTCGACGGCGTGAATGTTGCGGAAGCCGATCTCGCGGCAGTTCGGCATCGTATCGCGGTCGTACCGCAGGACGTGGCGCTTTTCGCCGACACGATTGCCGAGAATATTCGCTACGGAACGCCGGACGCTTCTATGGCGGAGATCGAGCGGGCGGCCGTCGCCGCGCAGGCGGACGGATTTATCCGTGCGCTGCCGGGTGGCTACAATTCCAAGCTTGGTGAGCGGGGCGCTACGCTTTCCGGCGGCCAGCGTCAGCGTATTGCCATCGCACGCGCCATTCTGAAGAACGCGCCGATCCTGCTGCTCGACGAAGCGACAAGCGCGCTCGATGCGGAAAGTGAAACCGCGGTTCAGCGTGCGCTCGACGGCTTGGTCGAAGGGCGGACGACGCTCGTGATCGCGCATCGCCTTGCGACCGTGCAGAAGGCGGATCGGATTCTTGTCATGGACAAAGGGCGGATTGCGGAAGCGGGCACTCACAGCGAACTCGTGCGCCGTGGCGGGATCTATGCGCGGCTCGCCGAACTTCAGTTCGGCCGCGAGGCTGCGGAATAAGCTTCGTCATCCTCGGCCGAGCGTGGCAACGCCACGCCGATCGCTGGGGCTCCAACCCAAGACTTCATCGCGCAGACGCGTTTATTGTGCCTTCGGCGCGCTTTGCGCTGGTTCCCCGATCCGTCTCGCGTTGCTCGCCGTATCGAGGATGACGATCCGAGGGGGAAAGAGCGGAGGCTCTTTATCGTTGGCCCCTTCCGACTCTCCTGCGGGGAGGCGCCATTTTCTTGTTTGCGTTTTCTGACGGTCTGGAGTGCCAGCGTAGTCGCGCTAGCGGCTCGTCAGCTTCAGCTCGATGCGGCGGTTCTTCTGCATCGCTTCTTCAGACGTTCCGCCATCGACGGGCTGGAACTCGCCATAGCCCGCAGCGACGAG is drawn from Hyphomicrobium methylovorum and contains these coding sequences:
- a CDS encoding DUF1192 domain-containing protein, translated to MDLDDLMPQRKSSGVTIGESLETLSVAELEGRIKDLEAEIEHVKSELTRKRAHEAAARSLFKS
- a CDS encoding DUF1465 family protein encodes the protein MSNLYRVDGARSDGATTVSFGERFQFSGQFDHIFKEGMALVERTASYLDGPGRKEAKSLTGSVGVLYATESMRLTTRLLDLASWLLIRRARREGEITEEEAQKKRRRVKLQAFGRPSHVKGFSGLPDGLRGLIEESFALHDRISQLDRAMSRDQENDPLAAPITNPVAQQVGLLERAFATKLS
- the rpmE gene encoding 50S ribosomal protein L31, with protein sequence MKKDADLHPDYHQIKVVMTDGSEFTTYSTYGKEGDTLTLDIDPNTHPAWTGGDQKLMDRGGRLSRFKKKFEGMF
- a CDS encoding NAD(P)H-quinone oxidoreductase codes for the protein MTLPTTMNAVVIDGKGGPEVLQPRELPLPAITPGHVLIKVAAAGVNRPDVLQRQGNYPAPKGHSELPGLEVSGVVAAIGEGVTRLSVGDAVLALVAGGGYAEYALAPEVCCIKKPDTISFVEAGAIPETFFTVWHNVFERGGLTPGESFLVHGGTGGIGVTAIQLAKAFGARVFTTVGSDDKCAAAKSFGADVAINYRTEDFSEVVKAETKGRGVNVILDMVGGDYIEKNIRALADDGRLVNIAFQQGSKANVDFMRVMLKRLTLTGSTLRIRSDEFKGGIARAIEEKVIPRVAAREIEVPIDSTFPLAEAAKAHQRMETSEHIGKIVLTV
- a CDS encoding TIGR01459 family HAD-type hydrolase — its product is MTSIPVLSSIEPLAAETDLWFVDIWGVMHNGVRPYTAAVAACEAFRAKGGTVLLVSNAPRPHDSVIRQLDSIGVSGDAYDAVLSSGDVSRSLIEGWAGRPMLHIGPERDLPIFVGLGSQPGADVEEAEVVVCTGLFDDETETPADYGDRLGRLHARGVPMICANPDQRVERGGRLIYCAGAIASAYEALGGRVQYAGKPYRPIYDLALAAGAKMRGGDVPKERVFAIGDGVATDILGASQFGIRSVFVASGVHVRIGESLSEASSRLFASTGVSQPVGVMGELAW
- a CDS encoding ABC transporter transmembrane domain-containing protein, which encodes MSSTFADPAPPDGSAVPAGKAPRPSLRPLLALKPLILAHKGPLWGAIISLVVAALAMLSVPMAVRRMIDQGFGAHDTSLINAYFLTLICIGLVIAIASPARFYFVNWIGERTVADLRAKVFANLATLGPGYFDSNHSGELMSRLTADTTQIKAVAGSALSQSARNLIMLVGALIMMFVSSPQLSAMLFVAIPVIVLPLVGFGRVVRRLSRAAQDTLGDASAYAAENLAAHRTMQAYGNEATVSQRFAVAVERAFDAARGRMRARAALTGIAIFLTVASVTAVLWYGASAVIAGEMTGGRLGQFVLYALFAAGALAELSEVWGEITQAAGAAERLTEMMSTVPEIRSPEHPVPLPEPAQGTLEFNDVSFSYPVRPGELALDDVSFRVGTGETVALVGASGSGKSTILNLLLRFYDPTSGIVKVDGVNVAEADLAAVRHRIAVVPQDVALFADTIAENIRYGTPDASMAEIERAAVAAQADGFIRALPGGYNSKLGERGATLSGGQRQRIAIARAILKNAPILLLDEATSALDAESETAVQRALDGLVEGRTTLVIAHRLATVQKADRILVMDKGRIAEAGTHSELVRRGGIYARLAELQFGREAAE
- a CDS encoding SDR family oxidoreductase, yielding MYMDRISARPEDSLSGEFADTRVLVTGLTATAGVDVARSFAELNAKLVVQTTEPSQDLIELVAFLTQSAGDIRLHTLDLSGANAAARFAQTSAQVFGGLDVAINMATVSEAELDAIELDHDLDALVSAKLDSLAQLTRVLANRMSLVMTDGLILNVLKMPTPRHKRDAAVAGYLRTALAAMTAAEARDWADKGIRVNAVGPRVIDAGDANTGAVLTNETDVAALALHLASRKGRSLSGHVFDAAGMEC
- a CDS encoding EAL domain-containing protein, whose protein sequence is MRRQDSPKPSAAIEAPAESRVDPVIEPKKAAPRDGFVLCCILVVSVALATMLYSQFGFTFPAASIAGACAWAIFMLIHKQVQKSAQIAHLKAELARTRLQGMKARGAPGRGPMPVAPGVPNLDGPPSVAPQGMAQQRHGPSSPLAPGGAKTAQRAEGARPSGERGAGVLLRGSLPTPETHSGDRHIGPEAPPQLSGIDLSGAHIPVLGALPSMDEPALEPARGDAVPPKGEMVREQWSFRPRSEAGASLQSGMQSKDSELSLNGKGHASGSTVEADLELVQRKIREMADEVNAADVTRAPVKPMRTDGRGNPTTDAIEHSIDALKAAASNMRQRNVPPDFIPTLTLPSSEKAHAAKAAEPAQRTEPSLGEFVIPATAERIAGSDPIGPSDFSTAHFDLPQPELPGLDFSRLAANESEMQIARIASAIEADAMDVFLSPIVSLSEHSVVHYDMSVSLQTGEGKAVSPHDAAFSSADPELQTRFDAARLRRAAELSLRMEAREKGGMLFAHVLGSSFGNRAFLTTIAEIYESRPNIASQLVLTLSQRSIDATTPATMQAIRDMNAFGFRFALDDIEHMETDFGALAADGFQFIRIDPLALIKGIATPERFVPGEEVYQRTTLAGLSVIAANIADAKTQKLLLDAGVGLGQGPLFGEARKMPMDGTSAPRRSAAA